A portion of the Kazachstania africana CBS 2517 chromosome 2, complete genome genome contains these proteins:
- the TIP41 gene encoding Tip41p (similar to Saccharomyces cerevisiae TIP41 (YPR040W); ancestral locus Anc_7.457), with amino-acid sequence MADRDVEKSLKRTVRPGINTIEITAARELHARTVNARNPRNERAMQTTTTTTTMAKSSASFFKEPIPRHVCNSANNPPCKHCGRMIIPSPVATYPLEDNPSISINNWTITSRKRPILNSEELEDWETNKLSGLGALPEMIFGNNYISIKNVEKNWSIDFRALDALSMVNLEDSGIRVSYSKDWINSKLKTTAKEVHEDDLFEISSESLNIVKNYDWTYSTEYKGTVINYNDNDVIDFKTDNDLVLPIDKLSKPDQILFFDDMILFEDELADNGISILNVKIRVMNERLLLLSRFFLRVDDVIVRVYDTRIYVEFDENKVIREFKQYESEYNDLMANQKRVLAHSRDPKALLRDSNWVVEHIPLVKRQCEVIQF; translated from the coding sequence ATGGCTGATAGAGACGTGGAAAAGTCCTTGAAAAGGACAGTAAGGCCTGGGATTAATACCATTGAGATAACTGCGGCAAGAGAGTTGCATGCAAGGACGGTTAATGCTCGCAATCCACGGAATGAAAGAGCCATGCAGACTACGACGACAACGACAACGATGGCGAAGAGCAGCGCAAGCTTCTTTAAGGAGCCTATCCCGAGACACGTGTGTAATAGTGCGAATAATCCGCCCTGCAAGCATTGTGGGAGAATGATAATACCATCACCGGTGGCTACATATCCTTTGGAAGATAATCCGTCTATATCGATTAATAATTGGACGATCACATCGAGAAAGAGACCTATATTGAATTCTGAAGAGTTGGAAGACTGGGAAACGAATAAGCTTAGTGGGCTGGGCGCCTTACCTGAAATGATCTTCGGTAATAATTACATATCAATAAAGAATGTGGAGAAAAATTGGTCTATAGACTTCAGGGCCTTGGATGCCTTGTCGATGGTAAATCTGGAGGATTCTGGAATCAGGGTATCATATTCCAAAGATTGGATTAACTCGAAGCTTAAGACGACGGCAAAGGAAGTTCATGAAGATGAtctctttgaaattagtTCAGAATCATTGAATATCGTCAAGAATTACGATTGGACTTACAGCACAGAATATAAAGGTACGGTTATTAATTATAACGATAATGATGTAATTGATTTCAAGACTGATAATGATCTAGTCTTACCGATTGATAAACTATCAAAACCAgatcaaatattattttttgatgacATGATCTTgtttgaagatgaattggCTGATAATGGTATATCTATCTTGAATGTCAAAATCCGTGTTATGAATGAAAGACTGCTTCTTTTGAGCAGATTCTTTCTAAGAGTTGACGACGTTATTGTAAGAGTTTATGACACTAGAATTTATGtcgaatttgatgaaaataaagtcATTAGAGAATTTAAACAATACGAAAGTGAATATAATGATCTAATGGCCAATCAAAAACGTGTCTTGGCGCATTCTCGAGATCCAAAGGCATTGCTAAGAGATAGTAATTGGGTTGTGGAGCATATACCATTGGTTAAAAGACAATGTGAAGTTATTCAgttttaa
- the EMC2 gene encoding Emc2p (similar to Saccharomyces cerevisiae YJR088C; ancestral locus Anc_7.458), which produces MSNDVVRDRFLAIMQSKLYTQFNAEETAKLHGELSVFLQYNEVSIKETDYLSLCEMLFYLCVYLSKDVDAQIIYNSLRDRLGENSAKLQVMNATLLQINENDTIASKYLEKLIRDSYEYDSDSRSYLIVAKKLLSLKIGKLSNENEILKELISLVEKFPLDAELWCYMGEIYWKMGQLSRSIYCFEEVLVIMPFNYVIFSRIAELYYYKARRLDKGKQKMEESLNKGLKNALRSGELSESYLKGWSLVATISKLLGDKKDVLNVATKRLVEISKISNEKDKITAEYILDQLSLKK; this is translated from the coding sequence ATGTCCAACGATGTTGTGAGAGATAGGTTTCTAGCGATTATGCAGTCGAAGTTGTATACGCAGTTCAATGCTGAAGAGACTGCTAAACTGCACGGTGAATTATCCGTATTTCTGCAATATAATGAAGTGTCAATCAAGGAGACGGATTATCTTTCATTGTGCGAGATGTTATTCTATCTTTGTGTCTATTTGTCGAAGGATGTTGATGCCCAGATCATTTACAACTCATTGAGGGATAGATTAGGCGAGAATTCTGCTAAATTGCAAGTGATGAATGCCACATTGTTacaaatcaatgaaaatgatacgATCGCCAGTAAGTATctagaaaaattaataagAGACTCATATGAATATGATTCTGATTCTAGGAGCTATCTCATCGTAGCTAAGAAATTACtctcattgaaaataggCAAGTTAAGTaacgaaaatgaaattctcAAAGAGTTAATCTCATTAGTGGAGAAATTCCCGTTAGATGCAGAGTTATGGTGTTACATGGGTGAAATTTATTGGAAGATGGGACAACTCAGTCGTTCAATATACTGTTTTGAAGAGGTTCTCGTTATAATGCCCTTCAATTATGTCATCTTTAGTAGAATCGCTGAATTGTACTATTACAAAGCACGTCGTTTAGATAAGGGTAAACAGAAGATGGAAGAATCATTGAACAAAGGGTTAAAGAATGCATTGAGATCAGGAGAATTGAGTGAATCGTATCTCAAGGGTTGGTCGCTCGTTGCCACGATTAGTAAATTATTAGGTGACAAGAAAGATGTTCTTAACGTGGCAACTAAACGACTAGTTGAAATATCTAAAATATCTAATGAAAAGGATAAAATAACAGCCGAATATATTTTGGATCAATTAAGcttgaagaaatag